The genome window ACCCCTCTGATCCCCTCCTTGTTGATTGGATCAAATACCCTGCAAATCCTGTTCTATTCCCACCACCTGGCATTGATGCCAAAGATTTTCGTGACCCCACCACTGCATGGATCACCTCTGAAGGAAAGTGGCGCATCAGTATTGGTTCCAAGCTTAACAAAACTGGCATTGCCTTGGTTTATGATACCAATGACTTCAAGACCTTTGAGCGTGTGGAGGGAGTGCTTCATGCTGTCCCTGGCACTGGCATGTGGGAGTGTGTTGACTTTTTCCCTGTATCTAGCAAGGGTGAAAATGGCCTTGATACTTCAATCAATGGGGAGAATGTGAAGCATGTGGTAAAGGTTAGCTTGGATGATGATAGACATGATTACTATGCACTCGGGACTTACGATGAGAAGAATGTTAAGTTCACACCTGATGACTTCAAGAACGATGTTGGTATTGGACTCAGATATGACTATGGTATATTTTATGCATCCAAGACATTTTATGATCAGAGTAAGGGGAGGAGAGTGTTGTGGGGTTGGATTGGAGAGTCTGATAGCGAATACGCTGACGTGGCCAAAGGTTGGGCATCAGTTCAGGTGTGTTAATcacccatttttattttttacaattgtgtCCTTTTGAATGAAACTATTATATTTTGCATGATTATGGTAGCAGCCAATTTGTATGTGATACATAATcggattttttaatttatgaaacaaagttaataaGACTCAATTATGTGTCACATACAGATAGATCAGGACCTAATTTCGGactatgtaataatttttctttttaaactaCAGCTATATAAGCTAACAACAATATTGAttgtattttaattgtacaGGGTATTCCAAGAACAGTGGCACTTGATAAGAAAACTGGTAGCAACTTAATTCAATGGCCTGTGGCAGAGGTAGAGAGTTTGAGATTGAGAAGCGACGAGTTTCAAAATTTGAAGGTGAAGCCAGGGTCAGTGGTGCCACTAGAAATTGGAACAGCTGCACAGGTTTTGgttcatgttatttattttaattggatAGTAGTTAGGAGAACATCAAGTTTTATGTAATTTAGTACAGCTAATTCAATAACATGAAATTGAACCTGCCAATGAAACAGTTGGACATTGTAGCTGAGTTTGAGATAGATAAGAAGGCCTTGGAGAAGACAGGCCAGTCCAATAAAGAGTATAAGTGTAGCACTAGTGGTGGATCAACTGAGCGTGGTACCATAGGACCTTTTGGTCTTCTAGTTTTGGCAGATGATGATCTTTCTGAATACACTCCCACTTACTTTTATGTCGTCAAAGGAAGCCATGGACAACTTAAAACTTCCTTCTGCTCTGATCAATCAAGGTATTGAgctaatattttgttttgaacttgAAATTGCATTGTTTGTTTCTTTGGTACTGACTTAGACAGAGTCACAGAGAATACAGTTTTGTGTTTAGTTGTGATAGAATACAATGATGAATTCGTTACATTTAATTTTGCAGGTCTTCTCTAGCAACTGATGTTAGTAAGAAAATCTTTGGAAGCTTTGTTCCAGTACTAAAAGACGAAAAGTTGTCCGTAAGGATATTGGTAAgtaattttgtgattttcttgctaggatttatatatatgttatatgtACATGAACTAGATTAGCTAATCAAGTTTGATTTTTCATTCTCTAATTAGGT of Glycine soja cultivar W05 chromosome 1, ASM419377v2, whole genome shotgun sequence contains these proteins:
- the LOC114423908 gene encoding acid beta-fructofuranosidase-like, whose product is MGSPNTRTSSSSDSELPCSNYIPVPDGPHSPAEPARREVIVIFCGLLVLVSLVAFNGYSWAHSNGHDGDHHHASSSLPTTLLTVTPNELELSPDTVPWSTWQTTLSRGVSAGVSEKSSWLFNSNNGNGESYPWNNSMLSWQRTAYHFQPEKNWMNDPNGPMYYKGWYHFFYQYNPNGAVWGDIVWGHAVSRDMIHWFHLPLAMVADQWYDKNGVWTGSATILPDGQVIMLYTGSTNESMQVQNLAYPADPSDPLLVDWIKYPANPVLFPPPGIDAKDFRDPTTAWITSEGKWRISIGSKLNKTGIALVYDTNDFKTFERVEGVLHAVPGTGMWECVDFFPVSSKGENGLDTSINGENVKHVVKVSLDDDRHDYYALGTYDEKNVKFTPDDFKNDVGIGLRYDYGIFYASKTFYDQSKGRRVLWGWIGESDSEYADVAKGWASVQGIPRTVALDKKTGSNLIQWPVAEVESLRLRSDEFQNLKVKPGSVVPLEIGTAAQLDIVAEFEIDKKALEKTGQSNKEYKCSTSGGSTERGTIGPFGLLVLADDDLSEYTPTYFYVVKGSHGQLKTSFCSDQSRSSLATDVSKKIFGSFVPVLKDEKLSVRILVDHSIVESFAQGGRTCVTSRVYPTKAIYGAARLFLFNNATEATVTASVKVWQMNSAFIRPFHPDQSNSF